One region of Oryza sativa Japonica Group chromosome 5, ASM3414082v1 genomic DNA includes:
- the LOC4337638 gene encoding glycine-rich protein A3 — MGGGKDKHDESDKGLFSNMMHGVAGGHGYPPHQGYPPQGYPPPPGAYPPPPGAYPPPPGAYPPPPGAYPPQHGYPQPGGYPPPGGYPQHGGYPPAGYPGSSGHQGGHGSSGGGHMGAMLAGGAAAAAAAYGAHKISSHGHGGHMGYGGHGGFGGYGHGYGGHHGGKFKHGKHGHHGKFKHGKHGHGMFGGGKFKKWK, encoded by the exons ATGGGAGGTGGCAAGGACAAGCATGACGAGAGCGACAAGGGGCTCTTCTCTAACATGATGCACGGCGTTGCCGGCGGCCATGGGTATCCTCCTCACCAGGGATACCCTCCTCAGGgctacccgccgccgccgggagcgtACCCGCCTCCTCCGGGGGCTTATCCCCCTCCTCCTGGGGCTTACCCTCCACCACCTGGGGCATACCCTCCACAGCATGGGTACCCTCAGCCTGGTGGCTACCCTCCACCTGGTGGTTACCCCCAACATGGTGGCTACCCTCCTGCGGGCTACCCCGGATCATCTGGGCACCAGG GCGGCCATGGGAGTAGCGGTGGAGGACACATGGGAGCAATGCTGGCTGGAGGCGCCGCTGCGGCTGCTGCAGCCTATGGGGCACACAAGATCTCTTCTCATGGCCATGGTGGACACATGGGCTATGGAGGCCATGGAGGCTTTGGTGGTTACGGCCATGGCTACGGCGGTCACCACGGCGGCAAGTTCAAGCATGGCAAGCACGGCCACCATGGCAAGTTCAAGCATGGCAAGCATGGGCACGGCATGTTCGGTGGTGGCAAGTTCAAGAAGTGGAAGTAA
- the LOC4337637 gene encoding uncharacterized protein, whose amino-acid sequence MGGSKDEQQDRGLFSNLMHGVAGGGGGHGYPYPPQQGYYPPPPTAYPPPPPAGYGGGYGYPPAGYPGSSAPFQHGNHGGGNMGMLAAGAAAAAAAYGAHKLSHGHGHGGYGYGGHHGGLFGGHHGHHGGLFGGHHGHHGGGLFGGHHGHHGGLFGGHHGFGGHHGHHGHH is encoded by the exons ATGGGAGGGAGCAAGGATGAGCAGCAAGACAGGGGGCTCTTCTCCAACCTGATgcacggcgtcgccggcggcggcggcggccatggctatCCGTACCCTCCTCAGCAGGGGTactacccgccgccgcccaccgcgtatcctcctcctcctccggcggggTACGGCGGCGGCTATGGCTACCCTCCTGCAGGTTACCCCGGCTCGTCCGCGCCATTCCAACACG GTAACCATGGCGGAGGAAACATGGGGATGCTAGCTGCaggtgcagccgctgccgcggcggcgtacGGCGCGCACAAGCTTTCCCACGGTCATGGCCATGGAGGCTACGGCTACGGTGGCCACCACGGCGGCCTCTTCGGCGGTCACCATGGCCACCACGGCGGCTTGTTTGGAGGCCATCACGgacaccacggcggcggcctctTCGGCGGCCACCACGGCCACCATGGCGGCTTGTTTGGCGGTCACCACGGCTTCGGTGGCCACCACGGACACCATGGCCACCATTGA
- the LOC107281145 gene encoding WEB family protein At3g02930, chloroplastic, producing MSTMLPSKSRSGPNESPISRGRPSTPSSNHRPSTPSSIHRPSTPGATRRSIGGTPSTPRSRNNGVGGGGGGPFKSEPNSPPSATARPRLSFDRSPRSVDSKPVVERRVPKIGTPPDKQPRKEAELQARLESAQEDLKKAKDQLAFAVGERDRLVGELNEAKRVADETHEKLQDALMAKRWAEEATEIEKFRADELEQAGIDEAQKREEEWQREIECVRGQHAADLETLVTTTEELERFRRELAMANEAKKAALGHADDAMKIAEVNAEKVEILSSEVVRLKGLLDSTAESEESKNRETEELVKNLESEVSVLKGKLEEARIIEERLAETEKLIEELKSEVADAKKAESEARQLFEEWKHKAGLLEMELEAVTLSDKFKGESLASTTEELGKIQSALQDRESEIEVLKGKTTALEIEVARLLADVNESNEQFDASQQEVFGLQTTIDVLRNKLEAAEEAASEALNNEKAANVKIEGLTEENVKLISELNETRDREEKEKRAVEDLTAALSEESDKAKEAHERYLSKEDDHEHALAQIGDLKMALKSTKESYEVMLDEANYDITCLRKNVDKLEAEVNKYREECESKETDIVRLNKQSEEEISALQLEVDKAVESLQDAEHQLQVANEEKEKLQERLVYTESACAEASKALHEAKTEKESLEEKLIYTEAAVAEANKSVQEATYENSQLKERLLDKENALQSLTQENDEFRLREADAMKKIDELSALLAEAMIKKHPEEEEKLVVVDEAYSSVHEEVTDSVVENGDAESENDKNPKLELDVLNRSSNGDMNHEEEKGETKVEQEEVKTECTTQESNKIIEKQPHPDRKQETVSSKDELEPKEDTNTEHPNGTVSEDTSKVAMSPTKPQQQQKKNKPLLKKFGSLLKKKNSK from the exons ATGTCCACAATGCTGCCCTCCAAATCCAG ATCTGGGCCGAACGAGTCCCCCATCAGCAGGGGGCGGCCGAGCACGCCGTCGTCCAACCACCGGCCATCCACGCCGTCCTCCATCCACCGCCCCTCCACTCCCGGCGCCACCAGGAGGAGCATCGGCGGCACGCCGTCCACGCCGCGCTCCCGCAAcaacggcgtcggcggcggcggcggcggcccgttCAAGTCCGAGCCCaactcgccgccgtcggccaccgcCCGCCCCCGCCTCTCCTTCGACCGCTCGCCGAGATCCGTCGACTCCAAGCCCGTCGTCGAGCGCCGGGTTCCCAAGATCGGCACTCCACCTGAT AAGCAGCCGAGGAAGGAGGCGGAGCTGCAGGCGCGGCTCGAGTCCGCGCAGGAGGATCTCAAGAAGGCCAAGGATCAGCTGGCCTTCGCCGTTGGCGAGAGGGATCGCCTTGTCGGGGAGCTGAATGAGGCGAAGAGGGTTGCTGATGAGACGCATGAGAAGCTCCAGGATGCGCTCATGGCGAAGAGGTGGGCCGAGGAGGCAACGGAGATCGAGAAGTTCCGGGCGGATGAGCTCGAGCAGGCGGGCATCGATGAGGCGCAGAAGCGGGAGGAGGAGTGGCAGAGGGAGATCGAGTGCGTGCGTGGCCAGCACGCCGCCGATTTGGAGACGTTGGTCACTACGACGGAGGAGCTGGAGAGATTCAGGCGTGAGCTTGCGATGGCGAATGAGGCCAAGAAAGCTGCACTTGGCCACGCAGACGATGCCATGAAGATCGCTGAGGTCAATGCGGAGAAGGTGGAGATCCTCTCCAGTGAAGTTGTCCGCTTGAAAGGACTGCTTGATTCGACTGCAGAGAGCGAGGAGAGTAAAAACCGTGAAACCGAGGAGCTTGTTAAGAATCTGGAGTCCGAGGTTTCAGTTCTGAAGGGCAAACTAGAGGAAGCCAGAATTATTGAGGAGAGGTTAGCCGAGACGGAAAAACTGATTGAGGAGCTTAAATCAGAGGTTGCTGATGCGAAGAAGGCCGAATCAGAAGCCCGTCAGCTATTCGAAGAATGGAAGCACAAGGCAGGATTGCTTGAAATGGAATTGGAGGCAGTTACTCTCTCAGATAAGTTCAAAGGTGAATCGCTTGCCTCCACAACAGAAGAATTGGGTAAGATCCAGTCTGCATTACAAGATAGAGAATCTGAAATTGAAGTGCTCAAAGGAAAGACAACTGCCTTGGAAATTGAGGTAGCAAGGCTTTTAGCAGATGTCAACGAATCCAACGAGCAATTTGATGCATCTCAGCAAGAGGTGTTTGGGCTACAGACGACTATAGATGTTCTGAGAAACAAGCTTGAGGCTGCTGAAGAAGCAGCTTCAGAGGCCTTAAACAATGAGAAGGCCGCGAATGTAAAGATTGAAGGCCTGACCGAGGAGAATGTGAAGCTAATAAGCGAGTTGAACGAGACTAGGgatagagaagagaaggagaaaagaGCAGTGGAAGATCTTACTGCTGCATTGAGTGAGGAATCTGACAAAGCAAAGGAAGCACATGAGAGGTATTTGAGCAAAGAAGATGACCACGAGCATGCCCTCGCGCAGATTGGTGATCTTAAGATGGCCCTAAAAAGCACCAAGGAGAGTTATGAGGTAATGCTTGATGAGGCAAACTATGACATCACTTGCTTAAGGAAAAATGTTGATAAATTGGAGGCTGAGGTGAACAAGTACAGAGAAGAATGTGAGTCTAAGGAGACTGACATTGTCAGGTTAAACAAGCAGTCGGAGGAAGAAATTAGTGCTCTTCAATTAGAAGTCGACAAGGCAGTGGAATCACTGCAAGATGCCGAGCACCAACTCCAAGTTGCCAACGAGGAGAAAGAAAAGCTTCAAGAGAGGCTGGTGTACACTGAATCAGCGTGTGCTGAGGCTAGCAAGGCTCTGCATGAGGCAAAGACTGAGAAAGAGAGTCTTGAAGAGAAACTGATTTACACAGAAGCTGCTGTTGCTGAAGCCAACAAGTCTGTGCAGGAGGCAACATATGAAAATTCACAACTGAAGGAGCGATTACTAGATAAAGAGAACGCACTGCAGAGCCTAACCCAGGAGAACGACGAGTTCAGGTTGCGAGAAGCTGATGCCATGAAGAAGATAGATGAATTGTCTGCCTTGCTTGCTGAAGCGATGATAAAGAAACatcccgaggaggaggagaagctagTGGTTGTGGACGAGGCATACAGTTCTGTTCACGAAGAAGTTACAGATTCAGTGGTGGAAAATGGAGACGCAGAAAGCGAAAACGATAAAAACCCTAAACTGGAACTTGATGTTCTCAATAGGAGCTCCAATGGGGACATGAATCACGAAGAAGAGAAAGGCGAAACCAAGGTTGAGCAGGAGGAAGTGAAAACCGAGTGCACCACACAGGAGAGCAACAAAATCATCGAGAAGCAGCCACATCCAGACAGAAAACAAGAAACCGTATCCTCCAAAGATGAACTGGAGCCCAAGGAGGATACCAACACTGAGCATCCAAATGGGACAGTATCAGAAGATACCAGCAAAGTGGCAATGTCCCCGACAAAACCACAGCAGCAACAGAAAAAGAACAAGCCTCTTCTGAAGAAGTTTGGGAGCttactgaaaaagaaaaacagcaagTAG
- the LOC4337640 gene encoding uncharacterized protein — MDAAMEDAAAQSEREWDGGGGGGGADAVLGLAGAGASLSLCYHEAFGPHDELILLEAADDLLPDLLQGRVTVRGRPEEEAVLCTPSATYAMKFVGNSNSVFLIPPGESAAPTLRPNGADGDDNVASATDAVASIIKVASGNIELVRTAPRLDKLRKLLNERPYVLDEDLGSDLQQKGLYTWQDLCELVQASDGELTEQLSSISAVEIDGFWRMVDDSSANTILDMILHNSVLHDWSLNSMPENDVLDVMESDGFMRKIVTHCLNRFGTKVDKEARGCWSLDERRVCLQFARRALGAGKMKLENFMGKWERSIPSGMRADLQMLEGEVLCEKLGAETWVHAFSVADLPLAPADRFAALFQERPKWEWKDLQPYIRDLRVPGVSSEGLLIKYTRKTQPSADAEPIFTAR; from the exons ATGGATGCGGCGatggaggacgcggcggcccAATCCGAGAGGGaatgggacggcggcggcggcggcggcggcgccgacgcggtgctgggcctcgccggcgccggcgcctcgTTGTCGCTGTGCTACCACGAGGCGTTTGGTCCTCACGATGAGCTCATCCTCCTCGAGgccgccgacgacctcctcccCGATCTCCTACAAGGCCG GGTGACTGTGAGGGGACGCCCTGAAGAAGAAGCTGTTCTCTGCACACCCTCTGCAACATATGCCATGAAGTTTGTGGGCAACTCCAATTCTGTATTTCTGATACCTCCTGGTGAATCAGCTGCTCCAACCTTAAGACCCAATGGCGCCGATGGTGATGATAATGTTGCCAGTGCCACTGATGCTGTAGCTTCTATCATCAAAGTGGCATCAGGTAACATTGAATTGGTCCGGACAGCTCCACGGCTTGATAAACTTCGGAAACTTCTCAATGAGAGACCCTATGTGCTTGATGAAGATCTTGGCAGTGATTTGCAACAAAAGGGGCTCTACACATGGCAGGACCTTTGTGAACTTGTTCAGGCCAGTGACGGTGAGCTGACAGAACAACTGAGTTCCATATCAGCTGTTGAGATTGATGGGTTCTGGAGGATGGTCGATGACAGTTCTGCGAACACGATTCTGGACATGATCCTTCACAATTCCGTTTTGCATGACTGGTCACTAAATTCAATGCCTGAAAATGATGTGCTAGATGTCATGGAATCTGATGGTTTTATGCGCAAGATTGTAACCCATTGCCTCAACAGATTTGGAACAAAGGTTGACAAGGAAGCAAGAGGTTGCTGGAGCCTTGATGAGAGGAGGGTGTGCTTGCAGTTTGCTCGGAGAGCGCTTGGTGCAGGGAAGATGAAGCTTGAGAACTTCATGGGTAAATGGGAGAGAAGCATTCCTTCAGGAATGCGCGCTGATCTTCAGATGCTTGAAGGGGAAGTGCTGTGTGAAAAGCTTGGCGCGGAGACCTGGGTGCATGCTTTCAGTGTTGCTGATCTGCCATTGGCACCAGCTGATAGGTTTGCTGCACTATTCCAAGAGCGGCCAAAGTGGGAATGGAAAGACCTGCAGCCTTACATCAG GGATCTGCGTGTACCTGGTGTCTCTTCTGAAGGACTGCTTATCAAGTACACCAGAAAAACGCAACCAAGCGCAGATGCAGAGCCTATTTTTACTGCAAGATAA
- the LOC107277721 gene encoding protein NETWORKED 2D — MEDRVKFILFLLGEEADSFAKRAEMYYKRRPEVISSVEEAYRAYRALAERYDHISGELHKANHTIATAFPDQVQYSMLEEDDDNLPKAFTAVDPRKIHKSTVEGLMKKKKGEKSGLKDGGKNSGDKINKENAQEEISRLQKEILVLQTQKEFLKSSYESGMAKYWDLEKQINDMQEEVCYFQEEFNESAVLEDNEARALMTATALKSCQETIIKLQEQQKLSFSEAMVESERVRSSRDKLKNIMKVHGKSLPDLGKFFEKTDSVKFANENVTNDGSNTVDVMYSINQEKIELQATVDKIKEYFQKDSEVSVVEMADKIDALVNKVVDLELMVSSQTAQLNRLCLENTELEKSLHELEEEKPALNSGPGESYSKFKQAEEDLIRVQNLVSSFHAEGTIVHSNFTETITRFRDVSDMLLSPLLEHHQDGSAPMPSDETTPSIDMETSSEHDKTNSENEVDELPEHSKELEPADLCDDNHSSSGYPETKAENCYRGDGSEDLWYSALEDKSSFAAASVNEEESGNADNDSSRDHNNRGEDHAPEIASDDGSSKQQYTVQSHEKPILERLHHISSNDPGDHNAKKEENEQDLSISDESISEGNSEQKINKAGNSCITADTAPISRKVDEVGDQEENMIKLQQLLMNGLQDKEKVLLTEYTSILRNYKNEKRKLTEVETKNQERLNEMSAMISELRSANSMKDEKIRSLLELLNAVLDKDVSGNGHQMNPTTSFSSISRTFRGHRRTPSFSPGHQRKQSVSSISRIILESPKEDDALYDTVTDQESLILEDIKLIDVVKMENASPLEEKFRQDIDALLEENLEFWMKFSTSFQQIQGFQTKYEQLQPEIGKLTNKDKLKTNNGRADDPSAKGDSNAIEKRLRELKIELQVWLEQNAMLKGELQYRFASLCSIQEEIEATMEMGADPEEGAHFTSYQAAKFQGEVMNMKQENNKVADELQSGLDHIKGLQAEIEKVIEKIVERTSLSEAKGSSTWKNAPSRTRVPLRLFLFPAKKKKPSLLACVNPALQKQHSDMVFFTK, encoded by the coding sequence ATGGAGGACAGGGTCAAATTCATTCTCTTCCTCCTTGGGGAGGAAGCTGATTCCTTTGCAAAAAGGGCAGAGATGTATTACAAGAGGCGACCAGAGGTCATCAGTTCAGTGGAAGAGGCGTATCGGGCATACAGAGCACTTGCTGAACGCTACGACCACATATCAGGAGAGCTACACAAAGCAAACCATACTATTGCAACTGCTTTCCCTGACCAGGTCCAGTACTCAATGCTAGAAGAGGATGATGACAATCTTCCAAAGGCATTTACGGCGGTTGATCCTCGCAAAATCCACAAGTCAACAGTGGAAGGactgatgaaaaagaaaaaaggagagaaatcaGGACTGAAAGATGGAGGCAAGAATTCTGGAGATAAAATCAACAAGGAGAATGCTCAAGAAGAGATAAGTAGGCTCCAGAAGGAGATATTAGTGTTGCAGACTCAGAAAGAGTTCCTCAAAAGCTCTTATGAGAGTGGAATGGCAAAGTACTGGGATCTTGAAAAGCAAATTAACGACATGCAGGAAGAAGTTTGTTACTTCCAAGAGGAGTTCAATGAAAGTGCAGTGCTTGAAGATAACGAAGCCAGGGCTTTAATGACAGCAACTGCCCTTAAATCCTGTCAAGAGACCATTATCAAATTGCAGGAACAGCAAAAGTTATCATTCAGTGAAGCAATGGTTGAGTCAGAAAGAGTCAGGTCTTCCAGAGATAAGCTGAAGAATATCATGAAAGTGCATGGGAAATCCCTACCAGACTTAGGAAAGTTTTTTGAGAAAACAGATTCAGTAAAGTTTGCAAATGAGAATGTGACAAATGATGGCAGTAATACAGTAGATGTTATGTACTCTATTAATCAGGAGAAAATTGAACTGCAAGCAACAGTAGATAAGATCAAAGAATACTTCCAGAAAGACTCTGAAGTTTCTGTGGTAGAGATGGCAGATAAAATTGATGCACTAGTCAATAAAGTTGTGGATTTGGAACTTATGGTTTCATCCCAGACTGCGCAATTAAACAGGCTGTGTCTTGAAAATACAGAACTTGAGAAGTCCTTGCACGAGCTGGAGGAAGAGAAGCCAGCACTAAACAGTGGTCCAGGTGAATCATATAGCAAGTTCAAGCAGGCAGAAGAGGACCTGATTAGAGTTCAGAATCTTGTGAGCTCCTTCCATGCAGAAGGAACTATAGTCCATTCAAATTTCACTGAAACAATAACTAGGTTCCGTGATGTTTCAGATATGCTATTGTCGCCTCTTCTTGAGCACCACCAAGATGGTTCTGCTCCCATGCCGAGTGACGAAACAACACCATCCATTGACATGGAAACATCAAGCGAGCATGATAAAACAAACTCAGAAAATGAAGTAGACGAATTACCTGAACATTCGAAAGAACTGGAACCAGCAGATCTCTGTGATGACAACCACTCATCTAGTGGTTATCCTGAGACAAAGGCAGAAAACTGCTATCGTGGAGATGGATCAGAGGATCTGTGGTATAGTGCACTTGAAGATAAGTCGAGCTTTGCAGCTGCATCAGTAAATGAGGAAGAATCAGGAAATGCAGATAATGATTCATCTCGTGATCACAACAACAGAGGAGAAGATCATGCTCCTGAAATAGCTAGTGACGATGGGAGCAGCAAGCAACAATATACTGTACAATCTCATGAGAAGCCTATATTAGAACGACTGCATCATATTTCCTCTAATGACCCAGGAGATCATAATgcgaaaaaagaagagaatgaGCAAGATTTATCAATATCAGATGAAAGCATCTCTGAAGGCAACTCGGAGCAAAAGATTAATAAAGCAGGCAATTCATGTATCACAGCAGATACAGCTCCTATTAGTAGAAAAGTTGATGAGGTTGGCGATCAAGAGGAAAACATGATTAAGCTACAGCAGCTGCTTATGAATGGGCTTCAAGATAAGGAAAAGGTACTATTAACCGAGTACACCTCTATACTCCGAAATTATAAGAATGAGAAGAGAAAGCTTACAGAAGTGGAGACAAAGAATCAGGAACGTTTGAATGAGATGTCAGCTATGATAAGTGAGCTACGCTCTGCAAATTCAATGAAGGATGAGAAAATTAGGTCACTGCTTGAACTCCTGAATGCTGTACTTGACAAAGATGTATCAGGAAATGGGCACCAAATGAACCCAACAACGTCCTTCAGTTCGATAAGCAGGACATTCAGGGGTCACCGAAGGACCCCAAGCTTTTCACCTGGTCATCAAAGGAAACAAAGTGTTTCCTCCATTTCCAGAATAATTCTCGAATCCCCTAAGGAAGATGATGCATTGTATGATACCGTTACAGATCAAGAAAGCCTAATTTTGGAGGACATCAAATTGATCGATGTTGTCAAGATGGAGAATGCCTCGCCGCTTGAAGAGAAGTTCAGACAAGACATTGATGCACTTCTGGAGGAGAACTTAGAATTCTGGATGAAGTTCAGCACATCATTCCAACAGATCCAAGGGTTTCAGACCAAGTACGAGCAACTACAACCTGAGATTGGGAAGCTAACAAACAAGGACAAGCTCAAGACAAATAATGGCCGTGCGGATGATCCATCAGCAAAGGGTGACTCAAATGCCATAGAAAAACGGCTAAGAGAACTCAAGATAGAACTACAAGTATGGTTGGAACAGAATGCCATGCTCAAAGGGGAGCTCCAGTATAGGTTCGCTTCCCTCTGCAGCATACAAGAGGAAATTGAAGCAACCATGGAGATGGGTGCAGACCCTGAGGAAGGAGCTCATTTCACTTCATATCAAGCTGCAAAATTCCAAGGGGAGGTTATGAACATGAAACAGGAGAACAACAAGGTTGCTGATGAACTGCAATCTGGTCTGGATCATATAAAAGGGCTCCAAGCAGAAATTGAAAAGGTCATTGAAAAGATAGTCGAGAGAACTAGCTTATCGGAGGCCAAAGGAAGCAGCACCTGGAAAAATGCACCCTCTAGAACAAGAGTGCCACTCCGGCTATTCCTCTTTCCAGCCAAGAAAAAGAAGCCGTCACTATTGGCATGTGTAAACCCGGCTCTTCAGAAACAGCATAGTGACATGGTATTCTTCACTAAATGA